The genomic DNA GGGCCAAAAGAGTAATCCTACCCTAGGTCCAGAAGTcagaaatatttggggaaagGTCCCAGGGGTTACCATATAAAGATCAGCATCTATCATTGGAAAATTAATTGCTGCTAAAGTGGTCAGTCAGATTTACTATATTACCCACCCTAGAAACATActacattttgtattttctgaATACAGTGGGTTAAACTTGATTGAGTGAAGTTTTGTACCACCTGGTACTGGTAATTAACACAAGAAATGATCTAGTTAGCACAGGTCAACATAGGGGCTAAAACTTATAAAGCTAATTCATAACTTTCAAGAATTCTTAGTACAAGCAAGGTCATTTATTTGAGTATTATATTCATACAAGCCAttataatgagatttttttttccctgaaacccTTAGTATATTATCTAGCTTAGAGGTcattattcacagcagcatttgaCATATCCTGCCATGGTAGTAAAGAAATGCCAAATGTCTCAAGTCCCTGCAAAGGGCATTGTAATGTTCAATTTTTACCATAGATAGTGACAGGGAACTGCTTCAGATGGCCACGAATAATAGGATATACTGTTTTAAACTATCAAGGGTCTTTTTCCCAAAAATTCACCCAGATTTTGCTAAATACTCTTTTCCTCCTAAGTTTAGATTTTtgcaaatgtataaaaattaGTGTAAAGTTGGAAAAAATCCACAAATTATCTTGTAAATAAAAGGCAATGTGTTCATCAGTTATAGTAactggctatatatatatatatatatatatatatatcacataaatTGTAAATCTACGCTTTATTGCATATATTTTGGCATTTAAAACTctagaaatcaaaaataaaaatctctcaaTCTGTGCTAAACTTAAAGTGAAGATTATTTCTACCAGGTGTCACTTTAAAACCAAAAACGTTGCATTTAAATCAGTAAACCACACAGcctataaattaatatttagataaactcaaaattattttcatgaatttctttctcttcaaCCAGAGTTTTTATAGTAGCCTTATGGAGATGTTTAATAGTCATCCAAATAGGCAGTATGAATCAGTTTAGTTCTTAGCTTGTGTTCTTGTATTGATATATTGCAATATATGGCTTTGCATTACATGATTTCATGGTTTAAACAGTACAACTTGTTTTATTTCTTGGCTGGAGACCAATGAAATAACCACTGATGCAAGCAGTTACTACCTGCTTAAAAGGAAATCTGTGGTTTCCGTATTTAAACTGCTGAGTTTTAATGTCCATCAAAAAGTCTGTTACTGCAATGAATAATTTAGCCATTTCAGTCTACTACACATTTTAATACTACAAGTGTGTATTTAAGACTGCAAAATATGCCTATAGTTTCTCAGTCCCAAGAATCAGAATCATACTTGCTGTAAGACAATGGTTATATTTACTGTTTGAAATGTTATAGGTTTAAGGGACGTCATTTTTGATAAttatttagagaaagaagactaAAATATCAAATTTAACAGAAGTAGTTGGAGAAATGATTGATCGTAAAGAGTTCAAAAACTTTACACCTATGTAATTGGATACAGATGACCCTTTTGAAAAAGATGAAAGGTCAATGAATTTGAGGATGTAGGGGTGTCATTTCCTCAGTTTGTCCCTTGGTGGCGTTCTTGAGTCACTTTCTCCCTTCCCGTCAAACTGCTTTACATTTCTTTCCAGAACTGGCTATCATGTTTACTGTATTTAACCTTTTTCTTGTATTATCGTAAATACAGCGTCTATAATAAATGAAAGCCCCCCCAGAGATTATATCTCCGACACCTACTTCTTTGTAATTCATTCTAACCCATAAACttttgttgtcgttgttattCCGCTTCCTGTCTCTTCTTGAGGCTTAAACTACATCACGGATCCTGAATGCTATTTTTCAGCTCAGTCACTGAAATGTTTTAACTGCAAAGTAGTTTCAAGTAAGCAAGCTTAGTtggtatatttaaaaagtaaaaccaaaaactACCGGATATTGTAAGTTAGGCTAAAATATTTGGCATGGAAAAAAATCGTTGGCCGAgcttttataaaatatctattaGAATGGGATGGTATTTctataataaattttcttttttaacctaggTTTCAAAgggacatttctttttattgtcctaaaacaaaaaaaaaggaaaaaagaaacaaaaacaaacatcccCAACATTTCAAAGTCTCTCAAACATTTTGGTTCATACAAGCGATGACGTCCTATCTGAGGAACTAAGGTTTTAGGACACTGATCTCGTTTCGTCTCTTCAATTCTGGCCGCAaaagtagcagtagcagcagcggTCTCTTTAATTTATTGCAGTCTGTTACACTTTCGATCCCATTTCCTTCTGAACCCTTTCAGGTTGAGAAGATAAACGCAGCCTCGGGTCTGAAAAGCCGGGCGGGGTTTGTGGGTGGGAGCGAAGCCGGATATCATATTCCCTTGGTGAGGTCTTGTACCGGTTGCGTTTAATGAAATTGCTGAGCACTTGAGACACTGGCTCTAAGACTGCGGAAATGGGGCGTGGGGAAGACGGCATCTCGCCTCCATTCATCCTCCGCGCCGGCTGGAGGCTGGAGTTGGAGTGTTAGTCCCTAGACAGGGGGCGGAAGAGGACTGGGAGATTCGGCCGCGGCAAGGCACCCCGAGGGCTCCCCTCACCTCGCCCACAACCCCACCCCGCCCATTCCGTTCCCTTTCCCAAGAACCAAACGGCTAGGCAAATCTGCCAACACTCCTGGCTGCTCCGGCGTAAAGGTCGGAGCCGGGGACCGTGGGGGTAGGGAGGAAGTCCAGAAGGCTTCAAGGCCTCAGCAGTCTGGCCGCGCAATTCTCCATGCAGCACACGTCGCACCCATTTCCCACGCTGGTTTGGCTTGGCGGCGGAGTTGGTAGGGATGAGAGTAGGAAGGGCGGGCTGGAGACTACCTCCCGCTTGCAATGAGGAAACCACTCCGCTGTGAAGGACGagctctccccccgccccccacctccgTTCAACTGGGAAGGAAATTTCAGCGCGCTGGGGAAAAGTCGCTCACTCTTTAGCCCTTCGCTGGTGCGCGCCTGGAGACTGCGCGCGCCGCAGCGGCGGGCGAATGTTTGAAGATTCGCAGGGGCTTGTTCAAGTTTATGGACTGGCGAGGCAAGAGGGAGTACACAACGTCTCTGCCCATGCGGCTGCCTGAAGTTTGCAAAATCTTAGTAAAGGCGGCGAGGGGAGTGAGTGCACTACACCATATTGCCGCGTAGTGGAACGCGCGGGCGCAAGGCCGCGGAGTGGACTGGCTTCAGTCTTCCGCCTTGGACGCTGGAAAAATGGAACCGGGTGTCGCAGGGAGGCAGGCGTTTTGATAAACCAGAGTTTGCCAGATATAAGGGGAATTTGGCGTTACTGACACTTAGCCGGCTTCTGGGGCGCTGcggcgcccgccccccgccccccgacttCAGACTGCGGCGGTACGCACTGAGTCTGCGCGCCGGGCTGTTCTCGCTGATGTTGCAGATACAGAGCGGAGAGGCTCTGGTGGCGGCGAGAGGGTAGGAAGTGggggataggggatggggaagaggaGCGGGAAGGCCGCCTTCCCGGCCTGGCCTCGGAGGGGGAGCCGCTACCCCCAGAGTGCTGCTGTTTTAGCAGACTGGAAAATACCCGCCCGCTCCCTGGCACATACCACACACGCTTCCTTCCTCCGCACCTTTACGGTCCCCCATAGGGAATGCTTGGAAATCTCTgccgcccctcccccattcctccTGGCTGCACCCGCCTAAACAACCGCGCGCTACAACTGCTCGTAGACTTTATTGGTGTTTGTCTTCTTTAAATCATGCTGCCGCCTCACATAGGTCTCGTAAAAGCAGAGTACCCACTCTGGacgtctttctttctctttgcttcttttcgctttaaattttcctttaagagGAGGCCCTTCAATGCCTATAAATTGTGCAGACGAGCTGAGGACCAACCAAAACCTAGCAGTAgccccttttcttttttgaggtggAAAGAATTCTCTCCAGATATCTCCTGCCCACCTAAAACCGCCCCCCCCAATCCTGGCTGGGCCCCCTTGTTTAACAGCCgctgaaataaatgaagagtaaCTGGCTGCACTTCAGAAAACACGACCAAAATTGAGATCCGATGAGGCGGACTGCGGTGGCCGTGACTGAAAACTGGGGAAGCCTCGCGTGGGGGAATACCATGTACGATCAAGTGGCACAAAGtcaaaagaaggagagaaaaggaactaGGGACACTTAGGTACACAAAGTTGCCATTAAAGTTTATTTCCCTTTTATCCAGATAGGTGACGCTACACTTTGCCAGTTACTAAAGGCTGCAGTTTTCTGCTCAGAACATAATATCGAGGCTTCCAACATGTGTTTATTACCcaagcgcgcgcacacacacggtCTACCCCCGTAAGCAAGCGCGACGACAGGGATACCAAGCATTTAAACAAAGACAGCCGCGCCCCCCGCCAACCCGAGCCCTCCTAACTCTGCGCTCCCAAAAAAGGATCCCTCTACCACTCTCTGGAGTTCGCTGTTctctcttaaccactgcagcccATCATGGTTTCTCAGAACACCAGCGTGGCTCCCTGGGTGCACGCGGGGTCCCCGAAGCCACAGCCGACCAAGCCTTAACCAAGATGCTAATTGGCGAACCAGAGACACTTCGGGAGGTGGGGAACATCATCTgagaagggggagaaggagaaacGTTTGCTGACACACTCCCGGCGCTCTTACACACACACTCGGCATTAGTCAGAGCGAGAAGGAAATTTACCAGCCCCAGGGAGGGAAAGCAAGTTCCTCCCAGAACGCAGCGGCTGCACTCgccggggagggagaggggcaagTTTTGGCTTATGGGGGACTTGATGGGGTTGTGCACACTTGGAGTGGCCCCCGGAGCTGAAGCTGGGCTTTCCGGAGCGGGGCGGCTGGCTACGgctccctcctttctcctccccccGGTACTCCTCCCTCCTTCACTGCTAGTGTGTAGTTTCCGCGGCTCCGCTGCtactgccgccgccgccgcagcagcagcagcagcgtcaGGGACATGCTTGAGCCGCGAGCGAGGCAGTGAGCTCCCAGCAGCAACCACCACTTTGGGCAAACTTGCGGGTTTCCGGCTCGCGGGTAGCGAGCGGGAGCTTCCCGCTTGCCACTGAGTGCCTTTGAGCCGTGGCAGCCAAAGGGGCGGCGGGAGCGCCCGCACCACTCTCCAGACCAAAGGGGACGAGACAACTGCGGAATTCACCCGCCGTGCCAGGGCACTTCCGAGGCAACAACCGACTGGCACTTTTTGTCCCCTTGGCAAactggattttttctttctttttttttttttttaaagctacttgGCAGCTGCCTctgactcccctcccccacccccccatgccTTTTGCTTTTCTTCGGAAATCCGGACAGAATTGGGCATCTTTGTTAACTGCCGTTGGGAGAGCCCGGCTGGGGTCTTTCGCCAGGCCAACCTCGCCTGCGCACCGAGCCTGGTTTGCTCACCTTTGAACTGCATAGGGATCAAGTTCAGCTCGAGTTGCCTGCATTGGGActgggagaaaggagaagagagcgTGCAGGAGAGAGGAgtgggagaaggggaaaggggaagggagaggaggggggagagaggaggaggagagagggagggaggggagggatcgAGAGAGagcggggagagagggaggctgcAATCTCCTCCCTGAATCGCGCACAGCGCTGCAGATCCCAGTGCTCTGACATGCGGGCCGAATGCAGGTGAGGAAAGGCACAGACTCTGCGGCTGCGAACCCAAACTTGGGCACCGCGCGGTGCGCACTGCTCAGCCTTCACCCCCGCGGGCGAAAGGCTGCTGCGGTTTCAGGCGGCGGCTTCGTGACTAATGACCTTGCGCAGAGttgttaagaaaaagagaaacccgAGCTCTCTGGGGTGAGAAGGGACTGACTATCTGGGCGTCCCTGAAGATGGCTCTGGCTGCTCTTCCGCGCGCGGGGGGAACCCTGAAGCGGACCGCTGTGTGACTCGTGTCGTCTCCACTGCACAGTGCCCGAAGCGACCTAACGGGATTTTTCATTCTCGATCTGTTGACTGGCTCCGCCGCTGCCTGAGCGGAGTCGGAGTTGAGACTGGCTTGTTGCTAGCCCTAGCACCTCGTGCAGGAAGCGACTCACGTTTGCCGGGGCAGCCGGAGCAGAAGCTGGGTCTGGAGTGAGTGGCTGGAACGTGAATTGGACGCAACTCGAGTAGCAGCAAAGACGAGCGGGGTTGGCAGGCGGGGAGGCTGCAGGCTCGCTCCCCGCTGCTTCCCGGCTCCACCGCCGGCCTGACAGACCGGTTCCGGCCCCATCCGACAGAGCGGGGACGGGAGCCCGGGATCCTCTGCTCGTTGCGGTGATGACtctgtgggggcggggggcgggctcCGAGTCCGCGGCGCTCAGTGTCCCGTGAACTGTGAGTACTGCGACTGAACGGCGGCTGGCGAGCGGGCGATTAGCACCCATTGCATGAATTATGAAACAATAACTTTaggaggaagcaggagggaaaaaaagaaggatctTTCGCTGGTCCCCCCTGGCCGACTCTGGACGTTGCTCTTGccccctcccttttctccctctcgCTTCTTCCCTtcacagagaggggagaggactgGGAGGAGGGCAGGCGACCGGCCCCGGAGCAGGGGGGCGCCTAGGGGGCCGTGATTAGAAggagcagtagcagcagcagcaggagaagaTGCTGAGGATGCGGACCATGGGATGGGCGCGCGCCTGGTGCCTGGGCTGCTGTCTCCTCTTGCCGCTCTCGGTAAGCCTGGCGGCCGCCAAGCAACTCCTCCGGTACCGACTGGCCGAGGAGGGCCCAGCAGATGTCCGCATCGGCAACGTCGCTTCGGACTTGGGCATCGTGACCGGCTCCGGTGAGGTGACTTTCAGCCTCGAGTCGGGCTCGGAGTACCTGAAGATCGACAACCTCACCGGCGAGCTGAGTACCAGCGAGCGGCGCATCGACCGCGAGAAGCTACCCCAGTGTCAGATGATCTTCGACGAAAACgagtgcttcctggacttcgagGTATCGGTGATCGGGCCCTCGCAGAGCTGGGTGGACCTGTTCGAGGGTCGGGTCATCGTGCTCGACATCAACGACAACACGCCCACCTTCCCGTCGCCCGTGCTCACGCTCACGGTGGAGGAGAACCGGCCAGTGGGCACTCTCTACCTGCTGCCCACTGCCACCGACCGTGATTTCGGCCGCAACGGCATCGAACGCTACGAGCTGCTTCAGGAACCCGGgggcggcagcagcggcggcgAGGGCCGGCGCGCCGGGCCTGCAGACAGCGCCCCCTACCCCGGGGGCGGCGGGAACGGCGCGAGCGGCGGCGGCCCGGGTGGTTCCAAGAGGCGGCTGGACGCACCAGAGGGCGGCGGCGGGACCAGCACCGGCGGCCGCAGCAGCGTGTTCGAACTGCAGGTGGCTGACACCCCGGATGGCGAAAAGCAGCCGCAGCTGATCGTGAAGGGGGCGCTGGACCGCGAACAGCGAGACTCCTACGAGTTGACCCTGCGTGTACGCGACGGTGGCGACCCGCCTCGCTCCTCCCAGGCCATCCTGCGGGTACTTATCACAGACGTGAACGACAACAGTCCCCGCTTCGAGAAGAGCGTGTACGAGGCTGACCTGGCGGAGAACAGCGCCCCGGGGACCCCCATCCTGCAGCTGCGTGCCGCCGACCTGGACGTGGGGGTCAACGGGCAGATCGAGTACGTGTTCGGGGCGGCTACCGAGTCCGTGCGGCGCCTGCTGCGCCTCGACGAGACGTCCGGCTGGCTCAGTGTCCTGCACCGTATCGACCGCGAGGAAGTGAACCAGCTGCGCTTCACCGTCATGGCCCGCGATCGCGGGCAGCCCCCCAAGACCGACAAGGCCACGGTGGTCCTTAATATCAAGGACGAGAACGACAATGTGCCGTCCATTGAAATCCGCAAGATCGGGCGTATCCCACTAAAGGACGGGGTGGCCAACGTGGCCGAGGACGTTCTGGTCGACACTCCCATCGCCCTGGTACAGGTGTCTGACCGAGACCAAGGCGAGAACGGAGTGGTCACCTGCACCGTGGTGGGCGATGTGCCCTTCCAACTCAAGCCGGCCAGTGACACAGAGGGCGACCAGAACAAGAAAAAGTACTTCCTGCACACCTCGGCCCCTTTGGACTATGAGACCACCCGGGAGTTCAACGTGGTCATAGTGGCGGTGGACTCGGGCAGTCCCAGCCTCTCCAGCAACAACTCCCTGATTGTCAAGGTGGGAGACACCAATGACAACCCGCCCGTCTTCGGTCAGTCGGTGGTGGAGGTATATTTTCCCGAGAACAACATCCCTGGCGAGAGGGTAGCCACGGTGCTGGCGACAGACGCAGACAGCGGGAAAAACGCTGAAATCGCCTACTCGCTGGACTCTTCCGTGATGGGGATCTTTGCCATCGACCCAGATTCTGGGGACGTCCTCGTCAATACGGTGCTGGACCGCGAGCAGACTGACAGGTATGAGTTTAAAGTTAACGCCAAAGACAAAGGCATCCCGGTGCTACAGGGCAGCACCACAGTGATTGTGCAGGTGGCTGACAAGAATGACAATGACCCTAAGTTTATGCAGGACGTCTTTACCTTTTATGTGAAAGAAAACTTGCAGCCCAACAGTCCCGTGGGAATGGTCACAGTGATGGATGCTGACAAGGGGCGCAATGCGGAGATGAGTCTGTACATAGAGGAGAACAGTAAcattttttccattgaaaatgacaCGGGGACCATTTACTCCACAATGTCTTTTGACCGGGAACATCAGACCACATACACATTCAGAGTCAAGGCTGTGGATGGGGGAGATCCTCCCAGATCCGCAACAGCTACAGTCTCTCTCTTTGTGATGGATGAGAATGACAATGCCCCCACAGTTACCCTTCCCAGAAACGTTTCCTACACTTTACTGCCACCTTCAAGTAATGTCAGGACAGTAGTAGCTACGGTGTTGGCAACAGACAGCGATGATGGCATCAATGCAGACCTTAACTACAGCATTGTGGGAGGGAATCCCTTCAAGCTGTTTGAGATTGATTCCACCAGTGGTGTGGTTTCCTTAGTGGGAAAACTCACCCAAAAGCATTATGGCTTGCACAGATTGGTGGTGCAAGTGAATGATAGTGGCCAGCCTTCCCAGTCTACCACGACTCTGGTGCATGTGTTTGTCAATGAAAGTGTTTCTAATGCAACTGTGATTGACTCCCAGATAGCCAGAAGTTTGCACACCCCACTCACCCAGGATATAGCCGGTGACCCAAGCTATGAAATAAGCAAACAGAGACTCAGTATTGTCATTGGGGTTGTTGCTGGAATTATGACGGTGATTCTAATCATCTTAATTGTAGTGATGGCAAGATATTGCCggtccaaaaataaaaatggctatGAAGCCGGCAAAAAAGATCACGAAGACTTTTTTACACCGCAACAGCATGACAAATCTAAAAAGCCTAAAAAggacaagagaaacaaaaaatctaaGCAGCCTCTCTACAGCAGCATTGTCACTGTAGAAGCTTCTAAACCAAATGGACAGAGGTATGATAGTGTCAATGAGAAGCTGTCAGACAGCCCAAGCATGGGCCGATACCGATCAGTTAACGGTGGGCCTGGCAGTCCTGACCTGGCCAGGCATTACAAATCTAGTTCCCCATTGCCTACTGTCCAGCTTCACCCCCAATCACCAACTGCAGGAAAAAAACACCAGGCCGTACAAGATCTACCACCAGCTAACACATTTGTGGGAGCAGGAGACAACATTTCAATTGGATCAGATCACTGCTCTGAGTACAGCTGTCAAACCAATAACAAGTACAGCAAACAGGTAAGATGCATCCCAAATATATTTAAGTATCTGAGACAGAGCATCTTCTGCAAAGTTTTGTGTTCTCTCTTAAAGCTACTAGTTAACGTTTTAATAGCAGGAATTTAGTGTTGGTGTAGTTCATACACCATTTATTTAGTAGAGGCCATGTACAAAAGGTACACCACTGTATTTTGCATGTTATACCAGAGTTTACTAAGTTACTAAAGAAAACACTGTAGACAGTGTTTTACACTTCTCTTAGTACTTGACAATCCTAATTCGTTCTACATTCTCTGTTTCCAGATAAATATGTAAGTATTGTTTGGATGGCTAGTTTTaacctgaaattattttcttttgtgctaCTAAGTGGATAATTGTATCCAAAGACAAAATTTCTAAAGTTACTTCTGCTGTCTATGCAAATTGGGCACTATAAAAGTTTTAACTATGTTATATATATCAGCAGATGCTGATTTATGCAAATGAAGTACTAAGTCCGAGATATTGAAAAACTGACTACTTTGACAAAATGCTGACTTACAGTATTTAATGATATGCAAATACCATGCAAagctacatttttattatttaagtatCTATACAATTAGGCTTCTATAAGGATATGCAGTCGGCCTTTATATTATTTGTATACGGTAATAAAAGTTCATAAGCAAAAGTAAATTACATGAACCATTTATTATTTAAGCCAAGCAACAAAAATGTTCATGTTTGATGCAGTGTGTGCAAGAATATTTTGATGTGCATTGTGATATACTGAGACTATAAAGGCTTTATGGAATATTTGACACAGTTATTATTCAGTGAAATGtggcaacagtaaaaaaaaaagtgtattctgaggtgaacttcaaaaaatataaaatttatttttgaatgttttgctcatgtaatatgtgtgtgtgtgtgtgtgtgtgtgtgtgtataactcaGAAAGTTTACTTTTCACGCCCATCAAGGTTTGACACACAACAAATAAAAACCTTTTGGAAAATTCTGTGTCTAAAGCTGTAGCAACTCTGCTAATAAAACGTCACATATTTCTTACCACCAGAACATCTCAAGAAACATTTATGTCTGTCAATTAATATCCAATAACAGTTTTTCTATTAAATATGTTTTGCATGTGGAATGTGAGATCTTAGAATAATTAAGGcgaagaaaaaagttattttatagcCTCATTGAAGATGTTATTGATGGGCTCAGTAAAGATATTATAGAAAAgagataaatattaatttttattgtcataatttaaaaaaatcaactttctAAAGAAATGTCTTTGATATATAGTAGTTTACTGTAGTTTGGATAAGGAGAAAGACAACATGCTTTTATATCCAGTTATCAAATCAATCCAAgaaaacacaggtttgaactacaCTGAATTAAATGACTTTCAAAAAGATGTCTTTTCATGCACGTGAGCCTGAGTTATTTCTTTTAAACTGAAATATAGCAAGTGGAGAGTATATCTGTTGTTGTGTTATTGCTTTACCTGGAACtagaagatttttgttttgtttttggtgcttttatctgttttgtaaacaaggaCGATTCCAGTTAAAAATAACAGCACTTTTATAACGTTAGTTATAATAACACCCACAAATAAAGATCTGTagaaatttatttagaaaatggtaatgtGTTATGCAAAAGCATGTGAAgagatttttctgcagaaaactTACTTCTCTACTGTCATCTTAATAGGACTTTTTGTCCTGTGGCATTCTAAATTATGTAATCTTAAAATTTTGAGTAGACATATCAAGTGGCAGATTTATTGATACTTTATGCAACCACTTCCTATGTTCTGTGCTGTCATTAAGCTTTATTTAGCTCATCAAATGGGGTTAGCTCTATATTCTTGAATATTTAAAACAGCCAATATCAAGACTGTTGTGCCATCCTGTTTAAAAGGCAAAGTGATATGCTTATAAATAAACTAATGTATGGTGTTAGTCTCTTAACTCAGCAAAGACATCCATATACCAGAAGAGAAAAACTACAAAGCCATTGAAATAAACCATGCACTTTGCTAAAAGTGACTTTGAAAAACTTCTGTGTTGTTAGGCATTCAAAAGATGAATAAAGTTTTAACCGCAATAAATAGCTGacctaaaatgaaagaaaggcaaATGAAATACACTCCCTTTAATGTAATTAGTAATAGTAATTGATATGCTTCATCTCCTCAATATTGCTGTCAGGAGACAAGGGATCCATTTACAAAGTTACGTTCTGTTTAGACATCTCACATAATAAACAGGatcttttttgttctcatttttgttGTAATGTAGATAGatgattttctatatttatttttaaaagatattacgtttagtttttaaacattgccaaaatgtattttccttgattaaaactgaaaaataaaattaaaaaaagaatgcagcattttcttataatttctcccttttaatgccaaatttatctaaagaaaatctTGAGGGTTGCTGTCTTTTAATTTCTTACAGTAGggattaattaaaaatatgagattttATCTGAGGTAAAGcgtttttttatttatatttttcctgaatTTCTTATCATAATTCTTTACTTGTGATATAATGGAAGTGATGTCTTTTACAGTGTTCTTATCTTCATGAGAATTGGTATGAAGTGTTTCTCCTAAGTCCTCTTAATGGTTACATTATAATGAGTTAAACAGCTTTGTAGAAATAAAAGTTTGTAAATAATGCCCCCCCCccttctttttggtttgttttcataggCTCTAGAGACATTCAAATCAATCTTCTATAGTTACTCTTGGGCAGAATCTAGGAGATAATGTGTTGCAGAGATGCCGGAATTATTTCTGAAATTCACACATTAGGAAAATTGATTACGTAGCCCAGGTTTTCATAGTTCATACCTTTGCAATTCAAACAAAAGCCCTTGTTCTCAACTAAATAATCTGTCTAGTTGAGAAAAATGGGGATCATTGACAGCATTAAGTGTACACCATTCCATTTCATTCTCCCTTTACTTGGTAAACCCGGTCTTGGTGGCTGTTAAAGTTTTGTGAACTGGAAGTTCAGCTGTGCTTTTGACTTGTGAAATGAAGGCAGAatcattctatttttctatttattttactatgtgttaagtatttttcaattttcttaaaaatagtatAATTCCAAAAGATTAATAGGCAATGTAAAAGTATAGTTCCCACTCTGCATattattttcaagttcttttgAGCTTATCCTTGCCATAATATTATTTAGATAATGAACTGGCAAGTAAGAATTTCATCTTATTTAGTAAATGGAAAGTAAGGTACATTATTTCTGCAAGCATATAGAGGATACAGCTTgaataaacattaatttaaaaagccatttgTAGCTGATACTGAAATACTCAAGAAAAATTCATATTAACTCCAGTGACAGTTTCTCTTGCCTAAGGAACTTTTGCATGTCATCTGAATAAA from Pseudorca crassidens isolate mPseCra1 chromosome 4, mPseCra1.hap1, whole genome shotgun sequence includes the following:
- the PCDH7 gene encoding protocadherin-7 isoform X1 produces the protein MLRMRTMGWARAWCLGCCLLLPLSVSLAAAKQLLRYRLAEEGPADVRIGNVASDLGIVTGSGEVTFSLESGSEYLKIDNLTGELSTSERRIDREKLPQCQMIFDENECFLDFEVSVIGPSQSWVDLFEGRVIVLDINDNTPTFPSPVLTLTVEENRPVGTLYLLPTATDRDFGRNGIERYELLQEPGGGSSGGEGRRAGPADSAPYPGGGGNGASGGGPGGSKRRLDAPEGGGGTSTGGRSSVFELQVADTPDGEKQPQLIVKGALDREQRDSYELTLRVRDGGDPPRSSQAILRVLITDVNDNSPRFEKSVYEADLAENSAPGTPILQLRAADLDVGVNGQIEYVFGAATESVRRLLRLDETSGWLSVLHRIDREEVNQLRFTVMARDRGQPPKTDKATVVLNIKDENDNVPSIEIRKIGRIPLKDGVANVAEDVLVDTPIALVQVSDRDQGENGVVTCTVVGDVPFQLKPASDTEGDQNKKKYFLHTSAPLDYETTREFNVVIVAVDSGSPSLSSNNSLIVKVGDTNDNPPVFGQSVVEVYFPENNIPGERVATVLATDADSGKNAEIAYSLDSSVMGIFAIDPDSGDVLVNTVLDREQTDRYEFKVNAKDKGIPVLQGSTTVIVQVADKNDNDPKFMQDVFTFYVKENLQPNSPVGMVTVMDADKGRNAEMSLYIEENSNIFSIENDTGTIYSTMSFDREHQTTYTFRVKAVDGGDPPRSATATVSLFVMDENDNAPTVTLPRNVSYTLLPPSSNVRTVVATVLATDSDDGINADLNYSIVGGNPFKLFEIDSTSGVVSLVGKLTQKHYGLHRLVVQVNDSGQPSQSTTTLVHVFVNESVSNATVIDSQIARSLHTPLTQDIAGDPSYEISKQRLSIVIGVVAGIMTVILIILIVVMARYCRSKNKNGYEAGKKDHEDFFTPQQHDKSKKPKKDKRNKKSKQPLYSSIVTVEASKPNGQRYDSVNEKLSDSPSMGRYRSVNGGPGSPDLARHYKSSSPLPTVQLHPQSPTAGKKHQAVQDLPPANTFVGAGDNISIGSDHCSEYSCQTNNKYSKQPFRRVTFSVVSQPQDPHQGSLQSCYDSGLEESETPSSKSSSGPRLGALPLPEDNYERTTPDGSVGEAEHMENDSRPLPDVALTGKCTRECDEYGHSDSCWMPVRTSPERKKSQPKLSTFMPVDERGSQEKLANGEAAIMGDRNRNLLNKKLTSSYETFSAASFSKNEEANTEDIPLTKTGEYKPSPVNTLTRREVYL
- the PCDH7 gene encoding protocadherin-7 isoform X2 codes for the protein MLRMRTMGWARAWCLGCCLLLPLSVSLAAAKQLLRYRLAEEGPADVRIGNVASDLGIVTGSGEVTFSLESGSEYLKIDNLTGELSTSERRIDREKLPQCQMIFDENECFLDFEVSVIGPSQSWVDLFEGRVIVLDINDNTPTFPSPVLTLTVEENRPVGTLYLLPTATDRDFGRNGIERYELLQEPGGGSSGGEGRRAGPADSAPYPGGGGNGASGGGPGGSKRRLDAPEGGGGTSTGGRSSVFELQVADTPDGEKQPQLIVKGALDREQRDSYELTLRVRDGGDPPRSSQAILRVLITDVNDNSPRFEKSVYEADLAENSAPGTPILQLRAADLDVGVNGQIEYVFGAATESVRRLLRLDETSGWLSVLHRIDREEVNQLRFTVMARDRGQPPKTDKATVVLNIKDENDNVPSIEIRKIGRIPLKDGVANVAEDVLVDTPIALVQVSDRDQGENGVVTCTVVGDVPFQLKPASDTEGDQNKKKYFLHTSAPLDYETTREFNVVIVAVDSGSPSLSSNNSLIVKVGDTNDNPPVFGQSVVEVYFPENNIPGERVATVLATDADSGKNAEIAYSLDSSVMGIFAIDPDSGDVLVNTVLDREQTDRYEFKVNAKDKGIPVLQGSTTVIVQVADKNDNDPKFMQDVFTFYVKENLQPNSPVGMVTVMDADKGRNAEMSLYIEENSNIFSIENDTGTIYSTMSFDREHQTTYTFRVKAVDGGDPPRSATATVSLFVMDENDNAPTVTLPRNVSYTLLPPSSNVRTVVATVLATDSDDGINADLNYSIVGGNPFKLFEIDSTSGVVSLVGKLTQKHYGLHRLVVQVNDSGQPSQSTTTLVHVFVNESVSNATVIDSQIARSLHTPLTQDIAGDPSYEISKQRLSIVIGVVAGIMTVILIILIVVMARYCRSKNKNGYEAGKKDHEDFFTPQQHDKSKKPKKDKRNKKSKQPLYSSIVTVEASKPNGQRYDSVNEKLSDSPSMGRYRSVNGGPGSPDLARHYKSSSPLPTVQLHPQSPTAGKKHQAVQDLPPANTFVGAGDNISIGSDHCSEYSCQTNNKYSKQPFRRVTFSVVSQPQDPHQGSLQSCYDSGLEESETPSSKSSSGPRLGALPLPEDNYERTTPDGSVDSRPLPDVALTGKCTRECDEYGHSDSCWMPVRTSPERKKSQPKLSTFMPVDERGSQEKLANGEAAIMGDRNRNLLNKKLTSSYETFSAASFSKNEEANTEDIPLTKTGEYKPSPVNTLTRREVYL